ctttttttttttatctgtgaatgtgacatgcatacagacaatTTCAGCATTACTTCCTACAAATATGCAAAACAAGCAACCTAATTAATAACAATGATTGCTTTGCCAACCCTGCAGGCTCAGTATCTGCAGACTGTCATGAGACAAGAATTTAATATGCTGGGCTCCAATACCTGAAATAGTAATCACTGAACAGCAGATGCACCAACACCGGCAGAGTATGCAGAATGAAGGTCCATCACTGAGCTGAGTTTCAGTATATGATTAGTACCTGCAATGAACACCGTCAAATCATAGATCAAAACACAGATCACAACAACGGCTGACTGACTTGTTATATGCGTTTAGTTACATTCATGATACACGGACCTGACCTCAATAACTTTATGAGCCACAAACTGCAGTGTCAAGCACTAGCGCATGCATTTATGCTCAGACTGACCACTGTAGATGTTATCCTAAATCTGTTCCATTGAAAATGCTTCAGGAGGAGCTCTCTTTATGGTTAGTATGGACAGGAGGAACAAGTGTGAGGTGCTTGTAGCTCCATCTCATGTCATTTGTTAACTACTCCCAACCCTGGGGACAGTTGTAACACGATCCTGGGACGACTGCAACATGTTAGAAATACATTCAATTTCACTGATgaacttttgctttttgtctcaGTGAGCATAGTATTGTCTTATATGTATTGTCTTACAATAACATTAAAGTAGTCTTAATTTATACAAACAAAATGGAATTCCATTTTTTAGTGATAGACTGATTTATTTAGtaatatttatcaaataacaGCTACTGAGTTTTGTTTGGTCATGCCTAGAACATAAGCCTCGCTCGAGAGATGCTCTCTCCAAATCTCAGTGTAAGTAAGTCATTAATATTTGTCATTATTACTGTCTACTAATGGACCATTACAATAATAAGATTTGCTAATAAAATGACTGTGTTACTAGGTTATTAACTCAGTGATTATGTAGGCCTACATCACACTGGCTTGCATGTATAAATCTATACATTATAATGTAAACTTTTAGATGTTTTAGCCGTGACAAAATCATGTGCATCATGTGAAATTCAACAAAACAACGGTTCAAATTAAGTTTTGATCAATTCATGCAAAAGGTCAGGTTCAGGTATGGTACAGCAGATGTTGAATACGTCCTCTGACTTGAATGATCCATTGTACAGCTTTGTTGTGTCTTTCGGgtgacattgggcgagaggcagggcaCACCCAGTCACACAGAGACGGACTACTATTCATGTCTACAAGAAAGAGTCATCTGATTTACCTAACCTGCAATCAGACTGTATAATGCCGCATTATGACCTGCTGCATCCATTGCAATCACCACTCACAACATAGTATGACCTTTGCAATCATTATCTATGCAACTGTGCAATCAACACAgtgtttctttataattattgcATTACTGTGCATATAATGTTTCcgtgtatataatgtttctgtatatatcatgtttatttaatctcTCTTTCTTCAATTGTTTGCTTTATGTCTGTCTCTTGAGCTGCTATAACAATGAACTTTCCCCACCGTGGGATCAGTAAAGTGAGGGAACCCAATTCAagcaaaaatatacaaaatccACACGTGCAAATCTTAATAAAAACTGGCCCGACCTTGCAATCTTCTAGCTGGGAGGTCACCAGTGTGATGTGTCACTGACACATCGTCGCATCTtgcgtgcttttattttgaaggcgtGCAGTCAGGCGCTTTTCTGGGTGACGTCACATAatcgattaaaaaaaaacccggTTGTACCTTAAACCTGAGCAGAAGACTCACAGGTGTCACCGTCGTCTGGAAGCGTCGCTTTTTAAGTGtcctttgacattttgacagggGCCGTCACTGAGCATGTCAACTACGTTTCCTGACTTCgcctgacattttgtttttttagcttttttataAACTCGGGTTGTGTCCGTGCCATGGCAGCGCTGCTGTGCGTTGTGTTTATACTTGTAGCATCCATTCACGACTCGGGTGAGCGGTCCGAAAACATGTATGCTAGCATTGACGTTTACTGACGGAGCTAGCTTCTGTTTCTTTGACACTTCCGTAATATTTTAAAAGAGAAACTAAAAGCTCCTCCTGTGTTTTAAGTGTTCACACTGTATGCCTACTAATGAAggacactgtttgtgtgttcagcCGGGCAGCTGCGCTTTGCCTCCTACTATGGAGACCACATGGTGCTGCAGAGGGCTCCAGAGAAAGCTGTGCTGTGGGGTTACGGCCCCGAAGGTGCCTCAGTCACTGTGTACTTGTTAGGGTCGGTCGTGCAGAAGACATCACCAGTCCCCGTGACCAAAGGTGAGTACAGGTGGGGCGTTTATGCTGACACCCCTCAGGCTGAAGAGCCATTGAGGCCGAGCTGAGTGATCCTGGTCCTGAGACTTCATTCTTCTACCAGGACTTTTGTTGTGGAGTGACTGTCACTGTCAGGGTGTGGCCTGTAAAAAAAGTGGAAGTCTCAGAATTACTTtacttctcctttttttttttttttttttgcagtaggTGCAATGCATTTATGGTGTTTcgcagtttatttattttatttatttaacagggacggtacacattaatgaacatttctgtaaatgtgccagtattagcgtaaggaagctatttttcaactgttgtcCCTGGGCAAGGTGTAAAATACCAGCAGTTCACATTCATATACATAGTAGAcacaattaacctttaaaatattaacaaaacatCTAGACCGACAATGGTGCATGGGCAGGTGATCATGCAGCACAAAGcatgacagaagacaaaatgaggagacatgaaaacagaagaagacgACCTGCAGGGCTCTAGTGTGGACAGTGCTGATGCGATTTCAGCCAGTTTTTAAGTTCAGTCTTGAAAGTGTTGTATGCGGGGCATTCTCTTATGGGAAGGGGTCTGCTGTTCCAAATATTACCGCCCCTGACTGAAAGAACAGATTGTCCAAAGGTGGTGCGTCTGTAGGGCACGTCACAGTCTCCTCTGACCATAGACCGAGTGGCTCTGCCAGCAGCACGTTTTGGTTTAATAAAATCCATTAATGTTGGTGGGGCAAGTCCATATAGTATTTACTCAACTACGTTATTACTGTGCCTAAAATATAGGATGTACATGCTGCTTTTATCTACTTGCGCTTCCTAAATGAGCTAAAAGTCAAGTCAATTTTAACCACAAATCTGACCGCACGATCGCAAATCACAAGTTACCTCTCAGCCTGTTGAAAAGGATCAAAGGGTAAAAGCTGCCTCTATTCATTCGGCcgcttttttatatttttactacAGTCCACATACCAATGATTGCTTTTACAGGTACATGGCGAGTCACCCTTGACCCCGTCGAAGCAGGTGGTCCCTACATTGTGCTTGCAGCCACAGAGGACAGCACGGTGTCTCTGACAGATGTGCTGTTTGGAGATATTTGGCTGTGTGGCGGGCAGAGCAACATgtactttaaaatgtcagaggTAGGTCAAGTCTACAAACAAAAACCCTTTCACTTATATTACACACAGAATATTGGATTCAGTGTACGTCTGGTTTGGTGCGACAGAATGGGCTCTAAAGGACTGAATCAATGGCAGAAATATGACACCGGCAGAAACACAAACCTTAAAAGTCCGTCTATGGCTATAATGGTCAGAAATGTTACACTAACACATTAGTGGCAAGAAGCATTCTAGACTTTAAGAACTATCTGTTTgatgtgtatttattcattttattgatcTATAAAATAGATTTTCAATGCATCAGAGGAGATGGCCCTTGCAGAAAAGTATCCTCACGTGAGGACTTTCATGGCAGCCTTGAAACAAAGCGAAACTGAGCTCACTGATTTGATTGGAGTGGAAATTCCATGGTCTGTGCCCACAAAAAGTAAGTCATGGATTTGCTTATTTATTCATGGGATTGTTTAAAGAATTGTTTGCAGCTTAACGTTTTTGGTTTGGGCTATTGAACTGCAACTGAGACACTTCTACATGCTGCGTAATAGACACTCATATATTCCATACATACGTGCCCAAATCCAGTCACAGCACGGGGGAAGTATTGTACTGTTTTAATGTGAATGTTATTTCCAGGAAAAGTGGCAGACTTCTCCGCAGTGTGCTGGCTCTTTGGACGTTACATGTTCGACATCCTGAAGTACCCGATCGGACTGGTGGAGTCCTGTTGGGGAGGCACGCCTGTCGAAGTCTGGTCATCTTCAAGAGCACTGAAGCAGTGTGGACTAGAGGAGAACGGCAACGGGtaaagaaatgattaaaataaaaaaaacacttcagttaACCTGCAGTCTGATATGTATTGATTTAGGATGCTTATCTCAGTTTACCATGTGCTGCAATGTTCTAACTTTTACCACTTGTACAGTAACTGCATTGTTGCTACTTCTTACATGCTAAAATCTCTCAGTCCTAAAGTAAATTCTATCCTGTGGAATTCAATGATCCACCCACTGCTCAACATGACCATCAAAGGAGCCCTCTGGTACCAAGGTGAGATTACCTGGAGGTATCAGATATTCGCTGTAGCCACATGTGCAATATATCATGTATCTATAAGGCTTCTCTGGTTTTCAGGTGAGGCAAATACACTCTATCATCAAGACCTGTACAACTGTTCCTTCCCTGCTATGATCGACGACTGGAGGATGTCGTTTCACgagggttcaggggggcagacgGCTCTCGACTTCCCCTTTGGGTTTGTCCAGGTGCGCCAGTATTTTAGGGTATTTTAGGGTATTTAGCGGTGGCATCAAAGTAGACAGACTGGCCGACAGCAGTATCTGCTGTTACTCTGCCAATACGTAGGAAAAATAGACCATAGAAAGGTTTTGCTGTATTATAGATCTAATTCAGGATTTCTTTGTACTTGCAGCTGTCCACCGACATTAAAAACTCCACAGATGACTATTTTGCAGACATCCGCTGGCACCAGACGGCAGACGTTGGCTTTGTCCCGAACTCATTGATGCCAAGAACCTTCATGGCCGTGGCTATAGACTTGCCGGATCCAACCTCGCCTTTCGGCACGTAAGGATTGTGTTTTATACTTTATCCATAACGTGTTTACAGTACCATGGAGCATTAAACTTAGCTTTTGCAGCACTTGTACGGTGTGTGTGATTAACACATTGTATCACTCCAGGAACTGCAAATCCTAGAACTAACTTTGATGGGTGTGGTGTAGAGGAGCTCAGCTATTTGTGACTAGCATGGCAGGTTTGACCTGATAAATGAGTTTTTTTGCTCACACctgttcaaatgtgtgtgtgctctggcTTCCAGTTAAGTCTTTGGATTGATTTAAGACCCATATACACACAGTAAATCCCCGGCATAATCTTCACATCAACAGACATGCTAGATGTACCGAGAAGTGACATACCAACCGGGAAACTGCTCGCTGTCGATGTGTATCTCTATGAAAAGTTTGCAGATATAATGATGTGACCTTCTTTTGTATATAAGTTAAaaagttagtttgttttttgtttcaggATCCATCCCCGGGACAAGCAGGACGTAGCCTACAGACTGACGCTGGGAGCCAGGGCAGTGGCTTATAACGAGAAGGACGTGCACTTCCTCGGACCTTTCCCCAACCAAATCATGTCCTCTGAAATGTATATCAACATTACCTACGACCAGAAAGTCTCTGTCAAACCGTCTAAAGACGTCTTTGAGGTAAGGCTGGCAGCACAAAAACACTATTAAAGAACCATTAGATGTAGTTGATATTTGACCTGAGGAGTTCTAGAACAAACATTTGCTAAATAAATAAGCTCAgattttattcctcttttcaTCCGCTtgccttcttttcttttgtcaagATCTGCTGCTCAGGAATTAAGGCACCATGTGGGCCCAAGTCTAATTGGGTTCCAGCTCCCACCATGCAGTGGGATTCGACCTCTGTCCAGTTATCAGCCAATGTGTGTCCGCCTACTGATGTAGTAGCTGCCGTCCGATACGCATGGAGAGACTGGCCCTGTGACTTTAAAGCCTGTCCGATCTACTGCGCCAGTGGGGTTTTACCTGCAcctccttttgttttcagtCGCTATCCAGGCAAAAGACACCTTTGGTAAAGCTCCTGTCTGCTTTAAAAAGGCACTGATAAAGCATTTAACCATTCAATCTTGCAGGgatcaatatgtttttttttaatttgtcagttTATTGATTTTTGCATTGTTCATTTAACTAAAACATCCCACAAACTGCTCAGCATAAACCACCATCTGTTATTCATGGTATCTGTATAAAAAGCTGATCTTAATGTGCTTTTAAACTCCTTTTAACCAGTTATCAAAGTTACTAAAGTGCCTTATCTCATCAGAATGCTAAATAATACCATTAGATTAATGCTGCTATGTAATGTCTTTCGTCTGAGCCACACTGTCTACCTCGCCGAACTGCCTCAGCTCACACGCGTGTGATGTGGCTGTTGCTTCTAATGCTAACCCTACGTTTCTACACTGAATCTGCCTTTGGTAATGACATCAAATAGAAGCCATGTTAACAAATGATGAAATTCTGTCCAATGCtagaggcttttattttgaaatcggTACAGGGGTTGTTGAGTTTAAAGAAATGTGACATATTCTACAGgtaaagacatcaaaactattgCGGAAATATGTGAGACGCCAAATGTCTACATGTGTGAGCTGTACCTGAGCCGGGCTACTTGTGTGGGTTTTATGGCTGCTCTAGTCTGCGGcgccaaaataaaaagtgagaCATTCACACGCTGCTCAAGTAGGCAGTGTGTCCCAGGCATTGGGTTGGCAAGTTTGGCAGAACACTGTggcaaataaatacatatatttttcattactGTTTATGCTGGACACAATCTTTATTATGGCAACTTCTGCCAATAACTGTTGGACTGTATTAATGTAGAAAAGCATGAGAGATAtgtttttatttggaaaaacactgaatcacaAATGAGTCCTATCATGATttgcacaaataaatgaaaatcaaaatgatgtGGGTGTGGTAACATTCAAAGTCAATGCTTGTAGTTCGTACAACAGAAGTGCAATGAAGTTGATGATAATTTACTGTTTGAACTAGAAACTATTTAAAGGCAAGGTCTGCACCTTATATTTGAAGCACTCTTTAttatattggttgaaattctccacaccaatcaataaatgaaatagttttctTAGACAAAAGACTAATGAGCTCGTCCAATCATTACTCCCGCTGTGGGCGCACACATCGCCCATGACTGGAGTCTTCCACACGGCTAAAGCCTGCGAGCTAGTCgcacaagaatggcagagaaagtgtggCCGAAGTTTAACTCACAGCTCAGCTACAGACTTTAGTAGCCCTCGGTTACCTGCACAAAGCACACACCAACAAGGGACGCTGCTGGCCGTGACAGACTGTTGAATAATCTTACAGCCCCTGAGCCCAGTGAGCAGTCACTACGAGCTAACGGTAACGTTACATtacattttgcttgtgtttatatgattgtgaTATTCAACAGAGTTGTTCACTTCTTAGACTAAAGAACTAAGAGAGGCCGTCCGTTAGAGGTTGTGTACTGAACGAATAAGGGACCTGGCAGTGATGGCCGGTCTTCTCTTCACGATCATGGGCACGTGTGTTGTGGaggagtggctttggagggaagcctgaagggagggggtgggatattTGTGGTTAAATATTTTTCAGAATTGAAATGGTCGTGCTAGTTTCTCCAAcgttgcagactctgccttttgtgtttttcattcattgtaaTTTTTAGTGTACTAACAGTTCAGTGCCAAACCCTGTGTATGGGAAAGCATAATaacctgtttttctgtgtaaatCAGGTCACcctaattacattttaaacataatgTCAACTGGAAGTCAGTTTCTAAAACCCAACACTGATGttcacatgtacagtacaaaagGCAATTGTTGATAGAGGCGTTAGCTTTACATCGCTATTGACACATTAAGTACAAGGCTAACTTACCAGCCACATCCAGTATATTAGCATCAACAGTGCTAGCACACATCCCCAGCACTGCTGCCTGGGACTTGCTAGAAGATAACATACAATAAATAACACAGGGTTGAGTTACTATGTGCCTCCATTTTCTGAATTACTGAaccaggaagaaagaaaaaaaaaaagaggaaacctAGGCCTTGAACGTAAGAATGAAAGTTCATCAGGATCACTATCATGGATGACCTTGATTTCAGTGGCGCTTTCAGAATCAGGAGCTGAAATATGAGGTAGAGGGCTTCATGGTGGGGGAGGCCAGGTGGTGCTGGTGAGAGGAGCTGGGAGACTGCGGCGTCTGTCCTGAGGTAAGACAGATGGATAAacagagtcagtcagtcatcatgTCGGCGTTGGAAAATGCATGAGATGACAAAAATAGGTATTTTTGGTAATACTGTTCTTACTTACCAGGGCTCTAgactgcatttttgtttttatgtgtgtgtttgactagAAATGTCATATGGtattaaaaaaagtattaaagtattagcatcaaaatgtaGTTGTGTGCCAAAAGTACACATTATTATGCaagatttcatttcatttcagaagaATATATATTATTGGATTCTAATTATTGA
The Pempheris klunzingeri isolate RE-2024b chromosome 4, fPemKlu1.hap1, whole genome shotgun sequence genome window above contains:
- the siae gene encoding sialate O-acetylesterase, which codes for MAALLCVVFILVASIHDSAGQLRFASYYGDHMVLQRAPEKAVLWGYGPEGASVTVYLLGSVVQKTSPVPVTKGTWRVTLDPVEAGGPYIVLAATEDSTVSLTDVLFGDIWLCGGQSNMYFKMSEIFNASEEMALAEKYPHVRTFMAALKQSETELTDLIGVEIPWSVPTKRKVADFSAVCWLFGRYMFDILKYPIGLVESCWGGTPVEVWSSSRALKQCGLEENGNGPKVNSILWNSMIHPLLNMTIKGALWYQGEANTLYHQDLYNCSFPAMIDDWRMSFHEGSGGQTALDFPFGFVQLSTDIKNSTDDYFADIRWHQTADVGFVPNSLMPRTFMAVAIDLPDPTSPFGTIHPRDKQDVAYRLTLGARAVAYNEKDVHFLGPFPNQIMSSEMYINITYDQKVSVKPSKDVFEICCSGIKAPCGPKSNWVPAPTMQWDSTSVQLSANVCPPTDVVAAVRYAWRDWPCDFKACPIYCASGVLPAPPFVFSRYPGKRHLW